The sequence GAAGACCGCTGTGGGGGATAAGCTCAGACCCGCCGTATGGGGGGCATATAACCGGCAGCGTCTCCAGCTCTCACACCTGCTCTCAGAGCTAGCAAGAGACCAAATCAGGACGGGGGCTCTGAATCCCCTTCATTGTCTCTGAATAAAGTGTTGCTTGCTTTTACAATCGGACTGACCCAGGCGCCCTCTTTCTGCGGTTTTTGTTTGGTAGTTCCAAAGGGTAAACTTGCCTTTGGACAGTCCATGGACCCTTTCAGATCGTCCGGTCTTCCTGCAACAAGGTCCGATTTGTCACCCGTCTCATTATGACCGTTGGCTTTAATGGCTTGGCTACTAAAGCCAGGATCTTGAAAAATAGGAGAGTGTCTGTGGTAGTCTGTCTCACCCTGTTAAGGGTCAGGGAGGAGTCCTCAGGAAATATTTACCATAGGACCTGGAAATCTTATATAGCCAGGTGTGAAATTCCGTCCCCGCAGGTATGTTCTAAATCACATTTGGTCTTTCCTCCAGTCTGGAGTAGATTTGAAGCTGGAACCGAGTACCATTGAGGTGCAAATTTCGACCTTGGCAATATTTACCCCAGATGCGAATGGTGTCGCATTCTCTGTTACAAGCCTTTATTCAAGGAGTAATGCATATGGTTTCTCCAGTTGAGTTTCCATTGCCTCTGAGATTTCGACCTGGTATTATCAGAGACAATATCAGCTTGCAGAGACCACCATTTAAGCCAATCCAGAATCCCATTAGTGCTTCCGACTTGGAAAGTTTTACTTCCTGGTCACTATTACCTCAAAGAGTATCACAATTGGCAGCCGTTTCCTGCAGGAAGCGGTTTCTGATACTCCATAATGAAAACGTAGATCTTCATCCATCTTTTTTGCCAAAAGGTAGTTAAATTTTTTTCCATCTCAATCTACACATTGCCTTGCCTTCTTTTTCCATGGTTTGAGTCGCCAGTGGACATGGCCATTCACACATTGGATGTGCTGCAGACTTATAAAAGGTGCATTTGAAATGTACTGCTGCAGTTAGACAGTCAAATTCGCCATTGGTCCTTCCAGAAGGTCAGAGGAAAGGTCATGAACGACTACTAAATCGACCATTTCATGCTGGATTTGGCAGCCAATTTCTTGAACctattgccccgtacacatgatcggttttcccggcagtaaaaagtccaccgggaaaactgagaacctgctcggcagctttttccccctacacacagattgttttcctggcaggaaaactgccatgagagtttTGGCCGGATATACCGGATGTGTGTATACTAGTATGATACATCTTGCGATAAGCACTGACAGTACCACTTTTAGACCCTTTGATTAAAAGCTGGACACTAGCCAAACAACCAAAAACACTGATGAAATACATATATAGGGGAGCTGCCAAAGTAGTATCTGCCCATCCAGTCCCAAATTATACACAACTCGGCGAAGCAGCACACCTCTTTTGGGCTGAAGAGGGGGGGGACTGATCTTtctgctgcagtttcactttcaagTCTCCACATTCCCCGTCCTGCGAGTGGAGAGTGATCTATCACATCTCCTCCTGTTAGCTCCCTGTACTGGGCTGTATTGTATTAATGATTATAGAGCTGAATTAGTATGTGCCTTTTAGTTCTGCATGGAGTCCAGCATTGAAGAAGTGTGTTATTCAGAACCTAGATATGGCTCACAGCAAATCAATGACAAAGCAGCTTTGTAAACAAGATATAACAGCTCAGTGCGAGACTTTATGGGTTACCAAGCATGAAATGAGTGTCATCAAGCTGAAGTAGCAAAATCAAGGAAGCTGGAACAATGTTGTGTTGTGTGTTTGCTATGAACACAGCAGATGCATGACAAAGAAAGTAGTAGCCATGATCATTCACTCGGGGGTCTCTGTGGTTCAAGAGGTCAACAACTTATAtcacaaaaaagttttttctagatACTAAAATGAAGAGGCACATTTTTGTACTCTTTCAAAGGACTACAAACTGCATCACAATAGGTAACCTTCGAGTCACAGCCTAGAAGGGATGCAGATTGCTACTGTTGCAGTTTCTTTACACAGTGTTGCCTATTTTTATACATCATAAGTTAAAAGACTTTTGCAGTTACCCTGCTTTACATTTCACAGGATTTGCAAAATAAAAGTGCAGGATCAGACCTGTAGGAGCAGATTCCATCCATTCGACAGCCATCTCCAGACATGATTATGTTTACAATACCGACAGTTGTCACACCTAAttcctatgtatgtatgtatgtatgtatgtatgtatgtatgtatgtatgtatgtatgtatgtatgtatgtatgtatatatatatatatatatatatatatatatattcacccaTTTTTACAAAATAGCATTTACTGATAAGCAACCACTAAAATTAAAAGCATGCCTGAACAGATCAGTAAATCAGTAGTACATTTTCTGTTTGAATGCAACTAAAAAAGGTACACGCAAGAAGAGAACTATAGTGTACCGAACTTAAACCACTTACCGTTGGAATGTCTTGTGTTAGCTGTGTCGGAGATGAGCCATTTCCTGCTCTGTAGCTGTTCTGTCTAAATGAAACTGGGGGAACAATAGTCACATCTGGGTAGGGCATGGGTCTCAGTCCCAAAACAAGCTGTACTAAATCTTCTTTTTCACGGCATAGGTCAGTGGGTATTTCTCTCATGGACAAGTAGTCTCGAAGATCTTTTACTTTTAGCTTTAATAACTCATCCCGGGTAAAGGAAGTGGAACGTATCCTCCGGCACACCTGACAAAGAGGTAGGCCATCATTTAGTTGCTGAAGACATGATCCACAGAAGATGTTTCTGCAATCCATGCATGAagtctgaaaagaaaaagaaatacactgGCTAACAAACAAAGCAGTGTTCAAAGCCACACACTTGTCATGGCAATCTAATaaattatgcaattttttttttttcacacacacacacacacacacacacacaaataaaacaATTAGAAACAAAAACTAATTTCTTGATACATTTAGGcccatttgtattctgctacatagtttcttgtaaaaaaaaattccaatgagtgtatattgattggtttgggcaaaatttatagggccagattcacagtacaagtacgccggcgtatctactgatacaccggcgtactttcaaatttgctgcgtcgtatctttagtttgaatcctcaaactaagatacgacggcttttggctttgatccgacaggtgtacggcttcgtacgccttcggatcgtaggtgtaatacttcggcgcccgctgggtggagttcgcgtcgttttccgcgtcgggtatgccaattagctTTTTCCAGCGATCCACGcaggtacgcgtggccgtcgcattcttacgtcgtcgctagtcggcttttcccggcgtatagttaaagctgctattttgtggcctatagttagacttgccatgttaaagtatggccgtcgttccagcgtcaaattaaatttttttttgcgcaagtcgtccgtgaataggaaaggacgtaactcacgtcgacctttaaaaaattacgtcagtgctacgtcatttcgcgcaaagcacggcgggaaattttaaaacggagcatgcgcagtacgttcggcgtgggaacgcatttaatttaaatgatccacgccccctacccggatcatttgaattaggcgggcttgcgccagagggatttacactacgccgccgcaactttacaggcaagtgctttgtgaatcaagcacttgcccgtaaaaattgcggcggcgtaacgtaaatgcgaaatgttacgctgccgcagatgtacccgaatctggcccatagtgtctacaaacaattgtatgtatatatatgtatatatatatatatatatatacatatatatatatacatatacatatatatacacacacacacggatttttatttattttttatactagcaATGGTGGAAATCAGCGACGGGACTGCTATAGTGTCCAATTCTCAGCCGcaataactgacactttgtgggaaccactgagaccaatacagtgatcagtgctaaaaacacacactgtcactgtaataatgacactggctgggaagaggttaaacatcAAACGTGATCACACACACTTAGTTCTCTGCCCGACGATCAGCGGGTGTCGGCAGACATCCATTGCCTGGTACCTgcagatcggcttctgctgtgagtaatcacagcagaagcggcaCGTGCGCCCCCTAGACAGttgtgcagaatcacgtacatATACACCGGATTCTGCAGAGGAGGGCCATATAATGAAAATAGCCACCAAAACGCCTTCCTTGtccgtttcaggaaaaaaaaagcagaagcaAAGCTATTTAGTATGaaactgataaaaaataaaaaatgtacctgtcagCAAGATGTACAAAGCCTGGGAatatgaagtggttaagaaggccAAGGAAATGCATACACACACCAACCTGAATGCTGAGGTGACATCACAATGTGTGACTGGCAAACAAAGCATGGCTTTTGTGACAACTTTGGTCAGCAGATCACCAAGCAAACAAAAGACTTATTTCTGTACAGAAAGCAGTTCATGTCGGGCTGCCACACAGTCCATTGTTTTGGTTTTCGCAACAGACAAAGGTTTTTCAGTTTCAGGCTTGAGATAAATAATGTGTAGAGTATGTGGGTAGTAATAGCCATGAAGGTATAAATACACAAAAATTCAGTAttcactctttaaaaaaaaacaaataaaaaaaatcctctactGTGACTACCAAAGCTCCATTGCACATAGCCAGTTCACCTAAATGAgattaataaatatttatatatatacacacacacacacacacacacacacacacaccgtatttatcggcgtataacacgcaccttaactttaagagggaagtttcaggaaaaaaaaaaattccacagccccctgcgtataacacgcaggcacagtttacactctattttcagggtaaaaaaaacaaaaacaaaaagagtgttatacgcaaatacagtatataccggcatataaaacgaccccctatttttccaggaaaaatttgggttttgggactacccccttcttactagtttttcgggaagctgaggggtagccggaacaaccactgTCAGGAACAACTGCTgacaaacaggcttttttcaaatctcactgtgtcaatacattacatgcctccactgtgccattacattacattccttgcccccactgtgcaatcacttgcccccactgtgcaatcacttgcccccactgtgccagccAAGAccatctccctaccttatttcgTTGCAGgttctggcttccaggctgcgggcatccatgatttaaaagctgcgccttcttctcagacagtttcgtgataggcggaacacaaattttcccagcagtgcctctgttcagtgttccgcctatcacagatatCCTCTCGTCCGagaatgagaaggcatccgtgataggcggaacactgaacagaggccctgctgggaaaatttgtgttccgcctatcacgaaactgtctgaggaggaggtgcggcttttaaatcatggatgcccgcagcccgacggagactgtcaccggcgtataagacgacccccgactttggatgcatttttttggcatccaaaaggttgtcttatatgccggaaaatacggtacacacTAAACCTTACTCAACCacaaatattaaaatgtttttttggaatAATCATATTTTTTAACATCACATCTTAAAAGCCGTCAGTGTATTTCTGCATTGACTTTACATCCTTCAAGAACTCACATTCCAAATATAAAGTATAATGCCAGCCATAaacagttcaaatctcagccagttcctggcaATTTgaacttggatacaaccagcctgaTGGATTTTACTTGCAATTTCCCCACTAGGAGAAAACAAtggctcggcaggagggattctactgtgtgttgatggggaaatgaaGGAAATTTGCACCATGTATGACTCATGAATACTTCCAATCTTATAATTAAACTCTATAAATGAAAGGAGTTCAAGTTCATTAACAGTTCATCACACAGAACACCCAGGACTAAAGCAGTCTGTTCCCATTAGGCacatattaaacccaaaatgtaaCAGTGTACTTCTCCACACAAACAACTACAGTACAAGAAGGATAAAACATCAAATGTCTGTGTGCCAGCCACTTAACATTTCCCTAGAAGTGAGAGTCTATCTAATGACACAGGAATGAACATTGAATGGCAATTGTAACCTcagtcttaaaaaaataaataaaaaaaaaaaaataaaaaaaaaataaaactcatggctgtaaagttggccatacacctatacattttttttttatttttttgcttacagcctaccaaaaaaaaaaaacgcacagtaCCCAGTGAGGATGGAGGAATCTTCCACCACAAATATTGTATTTTGAAGGCTGGCTCTGTTCGAGAAACCATTTAACACTagaaggggtgcttacaatgaccagctttcatttacataaaaatatttactccaaaaaaaataaaaaatggtttgCTGCAACTGCTAATGAAGTATTGGATGTAGTTTGGCTGCAATGTGtttgtgtatttaaatctgctagtacttcGAACActaaaggggaaaaaacaaaaaaaagataactgatgcaaccaccacatctaaaaaGGACATGGTaagcaagctgcaatatattgcacATTTGGTTTTTAAACCACTTTCAGTTGGCAACTATAGATAATACAAGTACTGCTTGGCACAGTACTGTTCAACAATACAGCTATGCATGGATAGTGACTGCTTAGTTTATATAGTGTACAAGCACAGACTAAAAGATATAGATATCGATatcgagatagatagatagatagatagatagatagatagatagatagatacacacacacacatacacacacacacacacacacacatacacacacaggggcgtttttaatgcggtacagcgctaaaaatagcgctgctataccacatgaaaaatcatgccctgcagtgttcaatgtgaaagcccgaaggctttcacattgaagcggtgcgctagcaggagcgcaccaaaagtcctgctagccgcatctttaccgcggtataggtgCGGGGTGTTCaccactcctataccgcgccttcccattgaaatcaatgagaaagcgcggtaataccgcccgcaacgcgggcggtattaaccctttttcggccgctagcgggggttaaaacctcaccgctagcacccgaatatcgcggtaaatacgacggtatagccgcgctacaaatagctataccgtcaccgcggctccacgctgcaatgtgaaagcagcctgacAGTAAATGCTTTGTTGAACACTGTAAATCTAGCTCTGTTTGCATGATCAGAGTTATGTCTGGGACATTAGGGAGGAGTGGCTGCTATAAAGAAATTAAATGGCATTTACATCACATGCAAGCCATTTATGCCATTACGCAGCATtacatggacaaaaaaaaaaaaaaaaaaaaaaacaacattttggcaTGTAGAGTCTGTTACATCAGATCATCTCCTTTACAGGACAGCAAGGAAGATGAGTAGCTGCCGGAGAGAAAATGGTATCGGCAGTAAAACTATAAGCAATTTGTATCTGGAACATGTGACTTGTGGATTAGGGTGCAGTCAAAATCCCAACatacttttaatgttttttgacATAGAATAGCATTCAAAACCATTTCCCTAGCCTATACTGAGGTAAAATTAACCTTTTGCCTAAATACAACAAAAATAGCAAAACAAATTCGGCATTGCCCTTTGTGATTAAGCCCATATGGGTGAAACGCGTTACAAAGGAGGGGCCATCAGGCAGAGGATTGTTTGTTGCCGCTCATGCCTGAATAAACTGTGAATGGCGTCTCCTGTaccggagtgacgtcattgtggcttcAGCCAATTACCATGCTGGAGTAATCCGGAATAAACTTTGGGTAAAATGTCAGCCATCTCAGCAGTGTACGGGGACCGTTGCAACAGCTTCATTTtaaggtatttcataatgagctagcatgcgatgcatactagctcattatgccgtgtcttacatatttttttcctcttcttggctttacaacctctttaaggtgtTCTGGCATTTACCTTCCTTGTAGTGGATTGAAGTCTAGTACCGCAAGTTTTGCAGGTGACCTCTGCAACCGGAGGAGAGGTTCTGACGCTCTGATGGGTGCGGTCCGGTGCTCTCCCACGCTGTTGGATCTCTTCAGGGCCAGTATCTACACACAACCAATTACAGCATGCAGCCCACATAATCacacctgcagaaaaaaaaaaaaaagcatcacagTTATAATTACAGAAAACCGACTGATTTCCACATATACTTTCTCCAAGAACCATAGAAAAGTCTTAACGTGACCACGTCTCAGAGTCACTTAGAAAGAAAAACAGCCCTGCAAAAGGTGGAAAGATACTTTCCAGCCACCCGTGTCTTGAAACATGGAATTCCACCTTTCTGGGTGTGTGAATACATCTCCTCTTGCCATATGTGACCAGTCCAGGACATAGGAGCCAGCAACAAGGACCACTGCAGACAgagggaataaaaaaaacacaagtatcCGACCTATCAAACCACTCGAATACCTGAAGTGAATGGAAAGATGTGAATTGGTCATTGTTTCAGGACACAGGCTAAACTAAGCCTGCCGACGTCACAGAGCTGTTCCAATCTTTGGATGTATCCCAAcaatgtcgggatccacccagattccTGATTGACAGCTGTCTCAGCCATTCAGCATGCAGCCGATAGCCCAACCATTCCCACCCCTCTTCTGATGTATGCCAACAattgtcgggatccacccagatttCTGATCgcc comes from Rana temporaria chromosome 2, aRanTem1.1, whole genome shotgun sequence and encodes:
- the RFFL gene encoding E3 ubiquitin-protein ligase rififylin; the encoded protein is MWAACCNWLCVDTGPEEIQQRGRAPDRTHQSVRTSPPVAEVTCKTCGTRLQSTTRKTSCMDCRNIFCGSCLQQLNDGLPLCQVCRRIRSTSFTRDELLKLKVKDLRDYLSMREIPTDLCREKEDLVQLVLGLRPMPYPDVTIVPPVSFRQNSYRAGNGSSPTQLTQDIPTTDQNVSSNADTSVQELIEDQQEDETESIDSEEILVPGRRASLSDISNPDDIESLSVRQLKEILARNFVNYKGCCEKWELMERVTRLYHEQKDLIQKASVVDEEGKPSAVIDEHLCKVCMDSPIDCVLLECGHMVTCTKCGKRMSECPICRQYVVRAVHVFRS